The Hydrogenobacter thermophilus TK-6 genome window below encodes:
- a CDS encoding TSUP family transporter — protein MGVVAALLGVAGGELLIPTITLLYHLDVKLAGSMSLLVSLTTMLFAFARYSRDRSFLVLREKVRFMLFMVFDSLLGSFLGGSLLLKVIPQEGILMLLVLILLISSYKLLKH, from the coding sequence ATAGGTGTAGTAGCAGCCCTTTTAGGTGTTGCAGGTGGAGAGCTTCTCATACCTACTATAACCTTACTTTATCATCTTGATGTTAAGCTGGCTGGAAGCATGTCTTTGCTGGTAAGCCTTACTACTATGCTCTTTGCCTTTGCTCGCTACAGCAGGGACAGGAGCTTTTTGGTACTAAGGGAAAAGGTAAGGTTTATGCTCTTTATGGTTTTTGACTCTCTGCTGGGTAGCTTCTTGGGTGGGAGCTTGCTTTTGAAGGTAATACCTCAAGAGGGTATTCTAATGCTTCTGGTGCTTATCCTTCTGATATCTTCTTATAAACTCCTGAAACACTGA
- the merA gene encoding mercury(II) reductase, whose translation MIKLKITGMTCEHCASTVKKALETVRGVERVSVYFPQGYAQVEGKANIEELVEAVRRAGYGAEPLQECIEIYIPKGDVYDMFIVGGGSAGFAAAIRASELGAKVLIAENSTIGGTCLNRGCVPSKYLIGIANTFYSLKSSPFVSVEKAQIDMRKVLEAKEELLERLRKEKYWNVLDAYPNIEYREGRGRFLGKGKAIVGEREVSFWKALISTGSRPYVPQIKSLDTVRYYTSDSIFNIDYVPEHLVVIGGGAIGLELSQAFSRMGSKVTVVEALPEILTGEEPELRERLKESLKREGIEIITGAVVDEVKQEGEIIYVKVRAGNTNRVISGTDLLVATGRKPNTGGVGLELVGVKTNAKGFIQTNEFMQTTNKDIYAAGDCVGKFMLVTVAAMEGGIAAENALLGNKREVDYRHIPHAVFTDPELASVGLKEEEAIRMGYSVDVRILEFSKVPRALISFKHDGLIKTVIDKETKRILGIHILAPHSAELIHKAVLLVKYGLTLDDVIRTVDVYPTLSESIKLGAQAFVKDVSKLSCCAE comes from the coding sequence ATGATTAAGTTGAAGATAACTGGAATGACCTGCGAACATTGTGCCAGTACTGTGAAGAAAGCTTTAGAAACTGTCAGAGGTGTTGAAAGGGTCAGCGTTTACTTTCCTCAGGGTTATGCACAGGTGGAAGGAAAAGCGAACATAGAGGAACTTGTTGAAGCTGTTAGAAGGGCTGGATACGGTGCAGAACCCCTTCAAGAGTGTATTGAGATTTACATACCAAAGGGTGATGTTTATGACATGTTTATCGTAGGTGGTGGTTCTGCAGGCTTTGCAGCAGCCATAAGAGCTTCCGAGCTTGGAGCTAAGGTACTCATTGCAGAAAACAGCACGATAGGTGGTACATGTCTGAACAGAGGATGCGTACCTTCCAAGTACCTGATAGGGATAGCCAATACCTTCTATTCTCTGAAAAGTAGCCCTTTCGTAAGTGTGGAGAAAGCGCAAATAGATATGAGAAAAGTCTTAGAAGCTAAGGAAGAACTCCTTGAAAGACTCAGAAAAGAAAAGTACTGGAACGTCCTAGATGCTTACCCTAACATTGAGTACAGGGAAGGAAGAGGAAGGTTTTTAGGGAAGGGTAAAGCCATTGTAGGGGAGAGGGAGGTCTCCTTCTGGAAAGCCTTAATATCTACAGGTTCAAGACCGTATGTACCACAGATAAAGAGCTTGGACACGGTAAGATACTATACCAGCGACAGCATATTCAACATAGACTACGTGCCAGAGCATCTGGTGGTTATAGGAGGGGGTGCAATAGGTCTGGAACTCAGTCAAGCCTTTTCAAGGATGGGTAGCAAGGTTACCGTAGTGGAAGCTCTGCCTGAAATTCTGACGGGAGAGGAGCCGGAGCTAAGAGAGCGCTTAAAAGAATCTCTCAAAAGGGAAGGCATAGAGATCATCACAGGCGCAGTTGTGGATGAGGTAAAGCAAGAAGGAGAAATCATTTATGTGAAGGTTAGAGCTGGAAATACGAATAGAGTAATCAGTGGGACTGACCTCCTCGTAGCTACTGGTAGGAAACCTAATACAGGGGGTGTTGGGCTTGAACTTGTTGGCGTAAAAACGAATGCGAAAGGCTTTATACAGACAAACGAGTTTATGCAAACCACTAATAAAGATATTTATGCAGCTGGTGATTGTGTAGGAAAGTTTATGCTGGTTACAGTTGCGGCAATGGAGGGAGGGATCGCGGCGGAAAATGCCTTATTAGGAAACAAAAGAGAAGTAGATTATAGACACATACCTCACGCTGTATTTACGGACCCTGAACTTGCAAGCGTTGGTCTGAAAGAGGAAGAAGCCATAAGAATGGGTTATAGTGTGGATGTAAGAATCCTTGAATTTTCTAAGGTTCCGAGAGCCTTAATCAGCTTTAAACACGATGGGTTGATAAAAACCGTTATAGACAAGGAGACTAAAAGGATACTGGGTATTCACATACTGGCACCTCACAGCGCTGAGCTTATACACAAAGCGGTTCTTCTGGTAAAGTACGGTTTGACTTTGGATGATGTAATAAGAACCGTTGATGTGTATCCCACCCTTTCTGAATCCATAAAGCTTGGCGCTCAAGCTTTTGTAAAAGATGTTTCCAAGCTCTCGTGCTGTGCGGAGTAA
- a CDS encoding heavy-metal-associated domain-containing protein yields MRKLFIALLAFVNLTFAEKVIVFDVEGMTCEMCPVAVKKAISQVKGVKWVLTSLENKIAVVVADDQVREETVLKAISQAGNYRGKILGETKF; encoded by the coding sequence ATGAGAAAGTTATTTATTGCTTTACTTGCCTTTGTAAACCTTACCTTTGCAGAAAAGGTTATAGTTTTTGATGTGGAAGGTATGACTTGCGAGATGTGTCCTGTAGCTGTAAAAAAAGCCATATCTCAAGTCAAGGGTGTAAAGTGGGTGCTTACATCTTTGGAAAACAAAATAGCTGTTGTAGTCGCCGATGACCAGGTTAGGGAAGAAACGGTACTTAAAGCCATATCTCAGGCTGGTAATTACAGAGGCAAGATCCTAGGAGAGACGAAGTTTTAG
- a CDS encoding mercuric transporter MerT family protein — protein sequence MREALGSIVGAVASFFASSCCIAPTLFVVFGTSAGSLSSLSALEPYRWYFLAVGYGSVLYSIYRLYMRKKT from the coding sequence ATGAGGGAAGCTTTAGGAAGCATAGTGGGTGCTGTGGCTTCTTTCTTTGCATCCTCTTGCTGTATAGCTCCTACTCTCTTTGTGGTTTTTGGTACTTCCGCAGGTAGTTTAAGCTCTTTGAGCGCTCTTGAGCCATACAGGTGGTACTTTTTAGCTGTTGGTTACGGAAGCGTTTTATACTCCATATACAGGTTATACATGAGAAAAAAAACTTAG
- a CDS encoding metal-sensitive transcriptional regulator → MERCEVYLSEESVQELMRRLSRIEGQVKGIRRMLEEGRSCDEILIQMSAVKSAISSMAMFLLEEHFNSCVKPGVESGNVKALEDFMRAVRQLVKGG, encoded by the coding sequence ATGGAGAGGTGCGAGGTTTATCTATCGGAAGAGAGTGTGCAGGAGCTTATGAGGAGGCTCTCAAGGATTGAGGGTCAAGTCAAGGGCATAAGAAGGATGTTGGAAGAGGGCAGAAGCTGTGATGAGATCCTCATCCAGATGTCCGCAGTTAAGTCAGCTATAAGCAGTATGGCTATGTTCCTTCTTGAGGAGCACTTCAACTCCTGTGTAAAACCAGGTGTTGAATCGGGTAATGTCAAAGCTCTTGAAGACTTTATGAGAGCGGTAAGACAGCTTGTGAAAGGAGGTTAA
- the mobA gene encoding molybdenum cofactor guanylyltransferase MobA, whose translation MLECFVLGGGESRRFGEDKLLFPIKGKECIRYVLDALAGVCGRLAIVGKDRHKFFAIKDVEFVPDILTEQGALVGIYTALKSARTDKVLVVSGDMPLVKPSLVRYIVDEYKDPITIYCIRGRLYPLFGVYSTKILKDLETYLKEGEKKVMDFIERVGYNCIKEDEVIHLDPLLLSFINMNTKEDLKVILKNMGVVKLKVSGMTCEHCVNTVKRALMSVDGVSDVSVSLEKGEVEVITQKDIELQALKSAIEEWGYKVLGEV comes from the coding sequence ATGTTAGAGTGCTTTGTGCTTGGAGGAGGTGAGAGCAGGCGGTTTGGTGAGGACAAGCTCCTTTTTCCTATAAAAGGAAAGGAATGTATAAGGTATGTGTTGGATGCACTTGCTGGAGTATGTGGCAGGCTTGCAATAGTTGGAAAGGATAGGCATAAGTTCTTCGCCATAAAAGATGTTGAATTTGTGCCTGATATACTCACAGAGCAAGGTGCCCTTGTGGGAATATACACAGCTCTCAAAAGTGCAAGAACGGACAAGGTCCTTGTGGTAAGTGGAGATATGCCTCTTGTCAAGCCATCGCTTGTAAGGTATATAGTAGATGAGTACAAAGATCCCATAACCATCTACTGTATAAGAGGAAGGCTTTATCCGCTCTTTGGTGTATATTCCACAAAAATTTTGAAAGACCTTGAGACCTACCTCAAAGAAGGCGAAAAAAAAGTGATGGATTTTATAGAGAGAGTAGGATATAACTGTATAAAGGAAGACGAGGTGATTCATCTTGATCCTCTGCTTCTTTCTTTTATAAACATGAACACAAAGGAGGACCTAAAAGTTATATTAAAAAACATGGGTGTTGTAAAGCTAAAAGTGAGCGGAATGACTTGTGAGCATTGTGTGAATACTGTAAAGAGGGCTCTTATGTCTGTAGATGGTGTTTCAGATGTTAGCGTGAGCTTGGAAAAGGGCGAGGTAGAGGTGATAACCCAAAAGGATATAGAACTTCAAGCTCTAAAAAGTGCCATAGAAGAGTGGGGCTACAAGGTTTTAGGTGAGGTTTGA
- a CDS encoding serine/threonine protein kinase, which yields MRFEELRGHLNNLQLIGSGWRSYVYRSSLCGKDVAIKVAKEKGLEEAIRKEARILEKLKGIKNFPQIIVWGDDFLVYEFIDGIPFEKCNITPQQKVLILLKVLELAYLLDSMCISRDEFQRLDKNLLVDKDLEVYIIDFERGNISCKRKTNITQLMQLFVREGYMDLKKAIDLGRAYAKEPKKVVHELKNLLEKALRETS from the coding sequence GTGAGGTTTGAGGAACTAAGAGGGCACCTTAATAATTTGCAACTTATAGGCAGTGGATGGAGAAGCTATGTTTATAGGTCTTCTCTCTGTGGTAAAGATGTTGCCATAAAGGTGGCAAAAGAGAAGGGTTTAGAAGAAGCCATAAGAAAGGAGGCACGCATACTGGAAAAGCTCAAGGGCATAAAGAACTTCCCTCAAATCATCGTGTGGGGTGATGACTTTTTGGTCTACGAGTTTATAGATGGAATACCCTTTGAGAAGTGCAACATAACCCCCCAACAGAAGGTATTAATTCTCTTAAAAGTTCTTGAACTTGCTTATCTTCTTGACAGCATGTGCATATCAAGGGACGAATTTCAAAGGCTGGACAAGAATCTGCTGGTGGATAAAGACTTGGAAGTTTACATTATTGACTTTGAAAGAGGCAATATCTCATGCAAAAGAAAAACTAACATAACACAGCTTATGCAACTCTTTGTGAGGGAGGGCTACATGGATTTAAAAAAAGCCATAGATTTGGGAAGAGCTTACGCTAAAGAACCCAAGAAGGTGGTTCATGAGCTTAAAAATCTCCTTGAGAAAGCTTTACGAGAAACTTCTTGA
- a CDS encoding endonuclease III domain-containing protein → MSLKISLRKLYEKLLDLYGYQNWWPIDEEYHKNMGTDPRDEVIISAVLTQNTSWKNVERSLERIKREGILSLEFVRSVDEKTLQDLIRPAGFYTLKSKRLKELALFMNPTEKVKYVSRGDLLKIKGIGRETADVILLYAGGRLYFVIDKYTQRFIERFYGLKGSYESLKNFFEENLPKDVKVYKEFHALMDEHAKRFCKSIPLCGGCPLKDMCINASPSS, encoded by the coding sequence ATGAGCTTAAAAATCTCCTTGAGAAAGCTTTACGAGAAACTTCTTGACCTCTATGGCTACCAAAACTGGTGGCCAATTGACGAGGAGTATCACAAAAATATGGGCACAGACCCAAGGGACGAGGTAATAATCTCAGCGGTGCTGACCCAAAACACCAGCTGGAAAAATGTGGAGAGGAGTCTGGAAAGGATAAAAAGAGAGGGAATTCTGTCTCTTGAGTTTGTGAGAAGCGTTGATGAAAAGACTCTGCAAGACCTTATAAGACCAGCAGGTTTTTACACGCTAAAATCTAAGAGACTCAAAGAGCTGGCACTCTTTATGAACCCAACGGAAAAAGTCAAATACGTGAGTCGCGGAGATTTACTGAAGATAAAGGGAATAGGAAGAGAAACTGCAGATGTTATACTTCTTTATGCAGGAGGTAGGCTCTACTTCGTTATAGATAAATACACACAGCGTTTTATAGAGAGATTTTACGGACTAAAAGGCAGCTACGAGAGTCTCAAAAACTTTTTTGAGGAAAACCTACCAAAAGATGTAAAAGTTTATAAGGAATTTCATGCCCTAATGGATGAGCATGCCAAAAGGTTTTGTAAGAGCATCCCCCTCTGTGGAGGATGCCCATTAAAAGATATGTGCATCAATGCAAGCCCATCCTCTTGA
- a CDS encoding cytochrome c1, with the protein MVKAVFFTILTLAFFYIIWINNIFAPHERYEMPAQYEKIVQDVRYAKEGKQLFEQNCQACHSVRYDAVYPSSVQANPNLKVLQEKYGKILPNEVYESAFYTELSQLKESFGKVPPDLSTMYLSRGKEYLFNFILDPQKVLPGTSMPAVMTGRPEETAKIIAYLKSVSEPSPQEKAKRTLMGVFTIAYLIVMGVLIWVWRGRLLKRMGLH; encoded by the coding sequence ATGGTTAAAGCTGTCTTTTTCACCATTTTGACCCTTGCCTTCTTCTACATCATTTGGATAAACAACATCTTTGCACCGCATGAAAGGTATGAAATGCCTGCCCAATACGAGAAAATAGTACAAGATGTGAGATATGCCAAAGAGGGAAAACAGCTCTTTGAACAGAACTGCCAAGCCTGTCATTCGGTAAGGTATGACGCGGTTTATCCCTCTTCCGTACAGGCAAATCCTAACCTTAAGGTTCTGCAGGAAAAGTACGGAAAGATACTTCCCAACGAGGTTTACGAGAGCGCTTTTTACACAGAGCTCTCTCAGCTTAAAGAATCTTTCGGCAAAGTTCCCCCAGACCTATCCACCATGTACCTTTCCAGAGGTAAAGAGTACCTCTTTAACTTCATACTTGACCCGCAGAAGGTACTCCCAGGCACATCCATGCCCGCCGTCATGACGGGAAGACCTGAAGAAACCGCCAAAATTATAGCTTATCTAAAGTCCGTTTCTGAACCTTCCCCTCAAGAGAAGGCAAAGAGAACGCTCATGGGAGTTTTTACCATAGCTTATCTTATAGTGATGGGTGTGCTCATATGGGTCTGGAGAGGAAGACTACTCAAGAGGATGGGCTTGCATTGA
- a CDS encoding cytochrome b — protein MFGRIGKWIDERTHISELWQSQMVEYKVPKNLTFPYAFGVMALIAFAIQIISGIFLTMYYQPNVHAAFDSANYTIMKEIPFMWLFRHVHAAGANFFLALVYLHMFTGIYYNAYKKPRELTWIVGWFIFFILLATALSGYLLPWGQLSYWGMVVTTEIPTAIPGALGETISVWMKGGYELGQITLGRFFGLHIWLLPLILLGLVGFHLYLVRAAGISNPEGVEIDKKKEGVPFHPYMTLKEGAYVMGYLAVFFFFVFFYMHHFLPADNFEPANPFKTPPHIAPEWYLLAFYTIFRSIPQKFLGFIAFSLTLLLLLLLPFLDFSPFKSARKRPLFFVMYIVLVISAMALTILGTMPPTPTNAMLGLTFTATLFAFFISLPVISVIEWGWYKARGGK, from the coding sequence ATGTTTGGAAGGATAGGAAAGTGGATAGATGAAAGGACTCACATAAGCGAACTCTGGCAGTCACAGATGGTGGAATACAAAGTGCCTAAGAACTTAACTTTTCCGTATGCCTTTGGTGTTATGGCTCTCATAGCCTTTGCCATACAGATCATCTCGGGTATATTTCTTACCATGTACTATCAGCCCAATGTTCATGCAGCCTTTGACAGCGCCAACTACACCATAATGAAAGAGATACCCTTCATGTGGCTATTCAGACATGTGCATGCCGCAGGAGCGAACTTCTTTCTGGCGCTCGTTTACCTTCACATGTTCACCGGCATTTACTACAACGCTTACAAAAAACCCAGGGAGTTAACATGGATAGTGGGATGGTTCATATTTTTCATACTCTTAGCTACTGCACTTTCAGGCTATCTTTTACCATGGGGACAGCTCTCCTACTGGGGTATGGTGGTCACCACAGAGATACCTACTGCCATACCCGGCGCTTTAGGTGAGACGATATCTGTCTGGATGAAGGGCGGATACGAGCTTGGCCAGATAACCCTGGGAAGGTTCTTTGGACTTCACATATGGCTCTTGCCCCTTATACTTTTAGGACTTGTGGGCTTTCACCTCTATCTGGTCAGGGCTGCGGGTATATCAAACCCCGAGGGTGTAGAGATAGACAAGAAGAAGGAAGGCGTTCCCTTCCATCCTTATATGACCCTAAAGGAAGGTGCCTATGTAATGGGTTACCTTGCTGTTTTCTTCTTCTTTGTTTTCTTTTACATGCACCACTTCCTGCCTGCGGATAACTTTGAGCCCGCAAACCCCTTTAAGACACCTCCTCACATAGCACCCGAGTGGTACCTTCTGGCTTTTTACACCATATTCAGGTCTATTCCCCAGAAGTTTCTAGGCTTTATAGCCTTCAGCTTAACGCTTTTACTACTGCTCCTGCTTCCCTTCCTTGATTTCTCACCCTTCAAAAGCGCGAGAAAAAGACCTCTCTTCTTTGTGATGTACATAGTGCTGGTTATATCCGCCATGGCTCTTACCATACTGGGTACCATGCCACCCACTCCCACCAACGCCATGCTGGGTCTTACCTTTACAGCAACCCTCTTTGCCTTCTTTATATCCCTTCCTGTAATATCTGTTATAGAGTGGGGCTGGTACAAAGCGAGAGGAGGTAAGTAA
- the petA gene encoding ubiquinol-cytochrome c reductase iron-sulfur subunit, with the protein MEASRRDLISLAIGGLGVVGVAGVLYPIIKTLAPSAASLAAAKVEVDISQIPEGTVRVVSWKGKPVFVVHLPTNFQWNGTTKEDKNRKLLEGHSAYALIAVCTHLGCIPLWKPQGEAEYNYPVFHCPCHGGFYSPWGDNIAGPPPLPLHIPPQNLQGNKLVIGEPGFIKEQT; encoded by the coding sequence ATGGAAGCCTCAAGGAGAGACCTCATAAGTCTTGCCATAGGCGGGCTGGGAGTAGTGGGTGTTGCAGGGGTTTTGTATCCCATAATTAAGACTCTTGCTCCCAGTGCCGCATCCTTAGCTGCTGCTAAGGTGGAAGTGGACATATCACAAATCCCGGAAGGGACTGTAAGGGTGGTCTCATGGAAGGGCAAGCCTGTTTTCGTGGTGCATCTGCCCACCAACTTCCAGTGGAACGGTACTACCAAGGAGGATAAAAACAGAAAACTTCTTGAGGGGCACAGTGCTTATGCTCTCATAGCGGTTTGCACGCATCTTGGATGCATTCCTCTTTGGAAACCTCAGGGTGAAGCTGAATACAACTATCCAGTCTTTCACTGTCCCTGTCATGGAGGCTTTTACTCACCGTGGGGTGATAACATAGCGGGTCCTCCTCCTTTGCCTCTTCACATACCACCCCAGAATCTTCAAGGTAATAAGCTGGTCATAGGTGAACCCGGATTTATAAAAGAACAAACCTGA
- a CDS encoding glycosyltransferase, translating to MELFFFLFGLLPYTIETYFLRKAFDYKKPESVESFHDQFVSVHVPIHKEPPEVVLQTLESLKKQDYKEYEVLALVNNTPCRHLRKPISKYCQESEVCKYYHIRTHGFKGGTLNKALELMNPKTQVLAVVDSDYTVRRDFIKRGVSYTQKGWSVVQFPQDYRDYPNTLFFRAMYLSYRYFFAVIMRMCHVLEAVSFMGTVGFIKRECLEKAGRWSDEVITEDSEMGLRINLKGFKGAYVDESVGKGLMPFTWFSCRQQRFRWAYGNAQTILKHFWELTFGKNLRAKQKVAFWIQNAVWHTPLLISLVFSLLGGWLSWLGVGLLSGFLLSRVYSFMHIYRKLDGISYSDAFIALLFYFSLFFPMSYAPIRAFLKLKVSFYRTPKSNVKERHLYIGEFAMLILTFIVLIASLKGKRWEGVYVCIVSFLFFVCFLVFSWLGRRPCQLLTSSKV from the coding sequence ATGGAGCTGTTTTTCTTCCTTTTTGGGCTTTTGCCTTATACAATAGAAACCTATTTTCTGAGAAAGGCTTTTGACTACAAAAAGCCTGAAAGTGTAGAAAGCTTTCACGATCAGTTTGTTAGCGTGCATGTGCCAATACACAAAGAGCCACCTGAGGTGGTTCTTCAAACCCTTGAAAGTTTAAAAAAACAAGACTACAAGGAGTATGAGGTGTTAGCGCTGGTCAACAATACCCCTTGCCGCCACCTTAGAAAACCTATAAGTAAATACTGCCAGGAGAGCGAGGTTTGTAAATATTACCACATACGAACCCATGGCTTTAAAGGTGGGACTCTTAACAAAGCGCTTGAGCTTATGAACCCTAAAACCCAGGTGCTGGCTGTAGTAGACAGCGATTATACAGTAAGAAGGGACTTTATAAAAAGGGGTGTTAGCTACACACAAAAAGGTTGGTCTGTAGTACAGTTTCCCCAAGACTACAGGGACTATCCCAACACGCTCTTTTTCAGGGCTATGTACCTGTCTTATAGGTACTTTTTTGCGGTGATAATGAGAATGTGTCATGTGCTGGAGGCTGTATCCTTTATGGGAACTGTAGGGTTTATAAAAAGGGAATGTTTAGAAAAAGCCGGTAGGTGGAGTGATGAAGTGATAACCGAAGACAGCGAAATGGGGCTTAGGATAAACCTAAAGGGTTTTAAGGGTGCTTATGTGGACGAGAGCGTGGGAAAAGGTCTTATGCCGTTCACATGGTTTTCCTGCAGGCAGCAAAGATTTAGGTGGGCATATGGCAACGCACAAACAATACTTAAACATTTTTGGGAGTTAACCTTTGGAAAAAATCTTAGAGCAAAACAAAAGGTAGCCTTTTGGATACAAAACGCAGTTTGGCACACTCCTTTGTTAATTTCCTTAGTCTTTTCTCTGCTAGGAGGGTGGTTAAGTTGGCTGGGGGTCGGGCTACTGAGCGGATTTTTGCTTTCTAGGGTTTACAGCTTTATGCACATCTACAGAAAATTGGACGGAATTTCTTATTCAGACGCTTTTATAGCTCTGCTTTTTTACTTTTCGCTCTTCTTTCCTATGAGCTACGCACCTATTAGAGCTTTCCTTAAGCTAAAAGTGTCTTTTTACAGGACACCCAAGTCCAATGTTAAAGAAAGACACTTGTATATAGGAGAGTTTGCTATGCTGATTTTAACATTTATTGTGCTTATTGCAAGTCTAAAGGGTAAAAGGTGGGAAGGGGTATATGTTTGCATTGTTTCTTTTCTGTTCTTTGTATGTTTTCTGGTGTTTAGCTGGCTTGGCAGGAGACCATGTCAACTTTTAACTTCCAGTAAGGTATAG
- a CDS encoding glycosyltransferase family 4 protein, producing MRVAQVGPLIYQIPPQKYGGTELVVYNIIKGLREKGINCTLFATEGSQVDARLVPICQPLGWKDQQKVAYYEYLEACQVLAKQEEFDIIHIHFYPHNPQWFFTLTLLEKPAVFTIHSLLEGFSRLYKRFPYLAYAQLVSISNNQREPLPFANYVATVYNGIDVRLFPYQPKKEDFLVFIGRSTFEKGVAEAIEVAKRLGKKLYLMLKVDTPQEEEYFQKYIKPRVDGKKVIFVGEVEFEEKVEYLSKASAFIFPMQWREPFGLVMIEAMACGTPVFVADRGSAREIVLHGKTGTLVKVRKRPKFMDEDLIEGLVKAYKKYIDKINPEDCRRHVEENFTYQKMTEGYLQVYQKVIESWDEIRKKILSYRPDLILTKI from the coding sequence ATGAGGGTGGCGCAGGTAGGACCACTCATATACCAAATACCACCCCAAAAGTACGGCGGAACAGAGCTGGTAGTTTATAACATCATAAAAGGTCTTAGGGAAAAGGGTATAAACTGCACTCTTTTTGCTACTGAAGGGTCTCAGGTGGACGCTCGTTTAGTTCCCATATGCCAGCCGCTTGGTTGGAAAGACCAGCAGAAAGTTGCTTATTACGAGTATCTTGAAGCATGCCAAGTGCTTGCCAAGCAGGAAGAGTTTGACATCATACACATTCATTTTTACCCCCATAACCCTCAGTGGTTCTTTACTCTTACCCTTTTGGAAAAGCCGGCGGTATTTACCATACACTCACTTCTGGAAGGGTTTTCAAGGCTATACAAAAGGTTTCCATATTTGGCTTATGCTCAGCTGGTGTCTATTTCCAACAATCAAAGAGAACCGCTACCTTTTGCTAACTATGTAGCCACGGTGTATAACGGTATAGATGTAAGACTCTTCCCCTACCAGCCAAAAAAGGAAGACTTTTTGGTTTTTATAGGTAGATCTACCTTTGAAAAAGGCGTAGCCGAAGCTATAGAAGTTGCCAAACGCCTTGGTAAAAAGCTATACCTAATGCTGAAAGTGGACACACCACAGGAAGAAGAGTACTTCCAAAAGTACATAAAACCTCGTGTGGATGGTAAAAAGGTAATCTTTGTTGGAGAAGTAGAGTTTGAGGAAAAGGTGGAATACCTAAGCAAAGCCTCCGCCTTCATATTTCCCATGCAATGGAGAGAGCCTTTTGGTCTTGTGATGATTGAGGCTATGGCTTGTGGAACTCCTGTGTTTGTGGCAGACAGGGGCTCTGCCAGGGAGATAGTACTGCACGGCAAGACAGGAACTCTTGTGAAAGTGAGAAAGCGTCCAAAGTTTATGGATGAAGACTTAATAGAAGGACTTGTAAAAGCTTACAAAAAGTACATTGATAAAATAAACCCAGAAGATTGCAGGCGGCACGTAGAAGAAAACTTTACATACCAAAAGATGACAGAAGGCTACCTACAAGTGTACCAAAAAGTTATAGAAAGCTGGGATGAGATAAGGAAAAAGATTCTCTCTTATAGACCTGATTTAATACTCACCAAAATCTAG